In Cyanobacteriota bacterium, a single genomic region encodes these proteins:
- the mutY gene encoding A/G-specific adenine glycosylase: protein MLTLEEELPPDIVQVLRSSLLAWYAQHGRDLPWRHSRDPYAIWVSEVMLQQTQVKTVIPYYWRWLAQFPTIADLAAADQQQVLKAWEGLGYYTRARNLHRAAQCIMRDHGGTFPQRLEAVLALPGIGRTTAGGILSAAFDQPVSILDGNVKRIWARLLALPVPPSSALSLLWRVSDRVLDPAFPRDFNQAMMDLGATVCRAREPLCTGCPWQRHCRAYHGHRQAELPMTEAKQPIPHKIIGVAVIWNQQGQILIDRRPQEGLLGGLWEFPGGKVEPGETIPDCIRREIQEELGIQVEVGEQLTTVDHAYSHFRVTLHVHHCRHLSGEPQPIACEEIRWVTLEELDQFPFPKANCHIIAALRSSNLH from the coding sequence CTGCTTACCCTGGAGGAGGAGTTGCCTCCTGATATAGTGCAGGTTTTGCGTTCATCGCTGTTGGCTTGGTATGCCCAGCATGGACGCGATTTGCCTTGGCGGCATAGCCGTGATCCCTACGCTATCTGGGTGTCTGAGGTGATGCTACAGCAGACCCAGGTAAAGACGGTAATTCCTTACTATTGGCGCTGGCTGGCTCAGTTTCCCACGATCGCCGATCTCGCCGCTGCTGACCAGCAACAGGTGCTAAAGGCTTGGGAAGGCCTCGGCTATTACACCCGTGCCCGCAACCTTCACCGGGCAGCACAGTGTATCATGCGGGATCATGGTGGAACCTTTCCCCAGCGATTGGAGGCTGTGCTAGCGCTGCCAGGGATTGGACGCACAACTGCTGGTGGGATTCTTAGTGCGGCCTTTGACCAGCCAGTCTCAATTTTAGATGGCAACGTTAAGCGCATTTGGGCACGATTGCTAGCGTTACCTGTGCCTCCAAGTAGTGCTCTGTCGCTGTTGTGGCGGGTGTCCGATCGAGTATTGGATCCGGCTTTTCCTAGGGACTTTAACCAAGCCATGATGGATTTGGGGGCGACGGTGTGTCGGGCAAGGGAACCATTGTGTACAGGTTGTCCCTGGCAACGGCACTGTCGGGCGTATCATGGACATAGGCAAGCGGAGTTACCCATGACGGAAGCCAAGCAACCCATTCCCCATAAAATCATCGGTGTAGCGGTGATTTGGAATCAGCAGGGGCAAATTTTGATCGATCGTCGTCCCCAAGAGGGCCTACTAGGGGGCTTATGGGAGTTTCCTGGAGGCAAGGTAGAACCTGGCGAGACGATTCCAGATTGCATTCGGCGGGAAATCCAGGAGGAATTGGGGATCCAAGTCGAGGTTGGCGAGCAGCTCACTACCGTTGACCATGCCTACAGCCATTTTCGCGTGACGCTGCATGTGCATCACTGTCGCCATCTGTCAGGAGAACCTCAGCCCATTGCCTGTGAGGAAATCCGCTGGGTAACCCTAGAGGAACTCGATCAGTTCCCCTTCCCCAAGGCTAATTGTCACATCATTGCTGCTCTGCGTTCTAGCAACTTGCACTAG
- the gyrA gene encoding DNA topoisomerase (ATP-hydrolyzing) subunit A translates to MATPEERIIPTELRNEMSRSYLEYAMSVIVGRALPDARDGLKPVHRRILYAMHELGLSFDRPFRKCARVVGDVIGKYHPHGDSAVYDALVRMAQDFSMRERLVDGHGNFGSVDDDPPAAMRYTECRLTRISQEAMLQDIEYETVDFGDNYDGSQQEPLVLPARIPQLLLNGSAGIAVGMATNIPPHNLGELINGLVALIHNPDITDLELMQYIPGPDFPTGAQIFADGLRDAYTTGRGSITMRGVASIETIEQRGRPDRDAIVITELPYQTNKAALIEKIADMVNERRLEGIADIRDESDRDGMRIVIELKRDAYPRVVLNNLYKQTPLQSNFGVNMVALVNGEPQTLTLKQFLSTFLDFRIETVTRRTQYELRKAEERDHILQGLLVALANLDAIIALIRSAADTPTARQELMTTYDLTETQADAILQMQLRRLTALEAEKIQQEHEELQAKITDLQDILARRDRILAIIETEVQQLKETFATPRRTVIEQSEFDLGDVDLIANEQAVILLTEQGYIKRMPLSTFESQNRATRGKSGTRMKDDDGVGHFITCCDHDYVLVFTNRGIVYSLRAFQIPTGSRTSRGTPIVQLLPIPREEQITSIVPVSEFSQDEYLVMLTQGGFIKKTELAAFSNIRSNGLIAISLEEGDQLRWVRRARACDSVIITSSRGMAIHFRTDDEQLRPLGRATRGVRAMKLEDDDFLVAMDILPSSVIDAIPQDADGEGDTDGTDPEAEAAEVEVDNGDPDAEEILPETAGPWLLVITGCGFGKRVPISQFRLQRRAGKGRIALKFKAKQVCDRLVGTLVVNGDDELMIITNRGIIIRQAVKAIPSQSRSATGVRVQRLDEDDAIVAVALVPPSSLADEDSAPH, encoded by the coding sequence ATGGCGACCCCCGAAGAGCGGATTATTCCCACTGAACTGCGTAACGAGATGTCCCGCTCTTATTTGGAATATGCCATGAGTGTCATTGTGGGACGGGCACTGCCCGATGCCCGCGACGGCCTGAAACCAGTGCATCGGCGCATCCTATATGCTATGCACGAGCTGGGCCTAAGCTTTGATCGTCCCTTTCGCAAGTGTGCCCGCGTCGTGGGGGATGTGATTGGTAAATATCATCCCCATGGCGACTCTGCTGTGTATGACGCTCTGGTGCGCATGGCACAGGATTTCTCCATGCGAGAGCGGCTTGTGGATGGGCATGGCAACTTTGGCAGTGTGGATGACGATCCTCCAGCCGCTATGCGGTATACCGAATGTCGCCTGACGCGCATTTCCCAAGAGGCGATGCTTCAGGATATTGAGTATGAAACTGTAGACTTTGGGGATAACTATGACGGTTCGCAACAGGAGCCATTGGTGTTGCCGGCGCGAATACCACAACTGTTGCTGAATGGATCCGCTGGCATTGCGGTGGGGATGGCAACCAATATTCCACCCCACAACCTAGGGGAGCTAATCAATGGGTTAGTAGCACTGATCCACAATCCAGACATCACTGATTTGGAACTGATGCAGTATATTCCGGGGCCGGACTTTCCGACAGGGGCGCAGATTTTTGCTGATGGATTGCGGGATGCCTATACTACTGGTCGTGGATCCATCACAATGCGGGGGGTGGCTTCTATTGAAACCATTGAGCAGCGGGGTAGGCCCGATCGCGATGCCATTGTGATTACAGAGTTGCCTTACCAAACCAACAAGGCGGCGCTAATCGAGAAAATCGCTGACATGGTGAACGAGCGTCGTCTGGAGGGCATTGCTGACATTCGGGATGAGAGCGATCGCGACGGGATGCGTATCGTGATTGAACTAAAACGCGATGCCTATCCTCGTGTGGTGTTGAATAACCTGTACAAGCAAACACCCTTGCAATCTAATTTTGGGGTCAACATGGTGGCGCTGGTGAATGGCGAACCCCAGACTCTCACCCTCAAGCAGTTTCTGAGCACCTTTTTAGATTTCCGCATTGAAACCGTTACCCGCCGCACCCAATATGAACTACGGAAGGCGGAAGAGCGAGATCACATCTTGCAGGGTTTGCTCGTGGCCTTGGCAAACCTAGATGCCATCATTGCCTTGATTCGGAGCGCGGCTGATACGCCTACAGCGCGCCAAGAACTCATGACTACCTATGATCTCACTGAAACCCAAGCCGATGCCATCTTGCAGATGCAACTACGCCGGTTGACTGCCCTAGAGGCAGAGAAAATTCAGCAGGAGCACGAAGAGTTACAGGCAAAAATTACTGACTTGCAGGACATTCTGGCTCGACGCGATCGCATTCTCGCTATCATCGAAACGGAAGTTCAGCAATTAAAGGAAACCTTTGCTACTCCTCGCCGCACGGTCATTGAACAGTCTGAGTTTGATCTAGGCGACGTTGACTTGATCGCCAATGAACAGGCAGTAATTCTACTCACAGAACAGGGCTACATCAAGCGAATGCCCTTGAGTACCTTTGAGTCTCAAAACCGGGCAACCAGAGGCAAGTCTGGCACCCGCATGAAGGATGATGATGGAGTGGGTCACTTTATTACCTGTTGTGACCATGACTATGTGCTGGTGTTTACTAATCGCGGCATTGTCTACAGTCTAAGGGCATTTCAAATTCCCACGGGGTCTCGCACATCTAGGGGCACACCGATCGTTCAACTGCTTCCCATTCCTCGTGAGGAGCAAATTACGTCCATCGTCCCCGTGAGTGAGTTTAGCCAAGATGAGTATCTGGTCATGCTTACCCAAGGCGGCTTTATCAAGAAAACTGAACTCGCTGCCTTCAGCAATATCCGCTCTAATGGTCTAATTGCTATCTCCCTAGAAGAGGGTGACCAACTGCGCTGGGTGCGCCGTGCTCGCGCCTGTGATAGTGTCATCATCACCTCTAGTCGAGGCATGGCCATTCACTTCCGCACTGACGATGAGCAACTGCGTCCTCTAGGACGAGCAACGCGGGGGGTGCGTGCCATGAAACTAGAAGATGATGATTTTCTAGTAGCCATGGATATCTTGCCTAGTTCTGTGATTGATGCAATTCCCCAGGATGCTGATGGGGAAGGGGACACAGATGGAACGGATCCGGAAGCAGAGGCTGCTGAAGTCGAAGTGGACAATGGCGACCCAGATGCTGAGGAAATTCTGCCGGAAACGGCTGGCCCTTGGCTGTTGGTGATTACTGGCTGTGGTTTTGGCAAGCGGGTGCCGATTAGTCAGTTTCGCCTACAACGACGGGCTGGCAAAGGTCGCATTGCCCTCAAGTTCAAGGCCAAGCAAGTCTGCGATCGCCTGGTGGGTACCCTAGTGGTGAATGGGGACGATGAACTCATGATCATCACGAATCGAGGGATCATTATCCGACAGGCCGTTAAGGCAATTCCATCCCAATCGCGATCGGCCACTGGTGTTCGGGTGCAGCGTTTGGATGAAGATGATGCGATCGTGGCTGTAGCCCTAGTGCCACCCTCATCATTGGCTGACGAAGAT
- a CDS encoding DUF760 domain-containing protein: MNELPNPASNFFAGNSEAGSSETLWQYMQTMSPEVVAQLSRPSSPEVLQVMERNIIGLLGGLPSEHFDISVTTSRENLGRLLASAMMSGYFLRNVEQRMAFEQSLAAVGTTLSGEQ; this comes from the coding sequence ATGAACGAGTTACCCAACCCCGCGTCTAACTTTTTTGCTGGCAACTCCGAGGCTGGCTCCAGCGAGACTCTCTGGCAGTACATGCAGACCATGAGTCCTGAGGTAGTAGCACAACTGTCGAGGCCGTCGTCGCCTGAGGTGTTGCAAGTAATGGAGCGCAACATCATTGGGTTGTTGGGCGGCCTGCCTTCAGAGCACTTCGATATTTCTGTAACTACAAGCCGAGAAAACCTTGGGCGGCTGCTAGCTTCTGCCATGATGAGTGGTTATTTTCTGCGCAATGTGGAACAGCGCATGGCGTTTGAACAATCTCTCGCAGCCGTAGGCACGACCCTCTCGGGTGAACAGTAA